In the genome of Devosia rhizoryzae, the window GACGTCGCGGGTGGCGCCCCAGTTGCGGCCATAAAGGGTGTCCACACCGCGGAAGTTGATGGCGCCGGCGATCGGGGTCACGCCATCATAGGCCAGCATCAGGACGACGCGATCGGCCATGTATTCGCCGAGGAGCGAAAAGAAACGGCGATTAAGGTAGGGGCGGCCCCATTTGCGGGCGCCGGTGTCTTCGTAGAACTCGAAGAAGGCGTCCCAGTGCTGTTCCTCGATCTCCTTGCCCGTGAGCCAGCGGACGGTGAGACCATCGGCAAGGGCGTCGCGACGTTCGCGGCGGATGGTCTTGCGCTTGCGGGAGGCGAGAGTTTCGAGGAAATCGTCGAAGGACTTAAAGTCGTGGTTGTGCCAGTGGAACTGCGTGTCGACGCGGCGGAGCCAGTCGATCGAGCCGGCGAGCTCGGCTTCAACTTCGGGGACGAAGGTCAGATGGATCGAGGATGCGTCGGTCCGGGTGGCAAGCTGCTGGGCGGTCTGGAGGAGGGCGGCCTGGGCTTCGAGGCTTCCGGAGGGGACCAGAAGCTTGGGGGCCGTCGCCGGGGTGAAGGGGACCGAGCCCTGGAGCTTTGGGTAATAGTGACCGCCGGCGCGCTCGAGGGCATTGGCCCAGCCGTGGTCGAAGACGTATTCGCCCATGGAATGGGATTTGAGGAAGAGCGGCAGGAGACCGACCGGCTTGTCGTCCTGTGCCAGCAGAATGTGCTGGGGCTGCCAGCCCGTCTTCCCGGTAGCGCAGCCGGACTCCTCGAGCGCGCGAAAGAAGGCGTGGTCGAGGAAGGGATTGTCCGGCACGCCGTCCGTTGACGGGACAAGGCTGTTCCATACCGCGGCCGGGATCGAGGCCGTGGTGGGATGGATGGTCGCCGTGTAGTCGGTGGACACGATGGCGCGCCTAGACCTCGACCACCGCTTCGATTTCGACGGCGGCGCCGAGGGGCAGGGCGGTGACGCCGAAAGCGGCGCGGGCATGCTTGCCCTTGTCGCCAAGGACGCCGACCAGAAGGTTGGAAGCGCCATTGGCGACCAGATGCTGTTCGGTGAATTCGTGGGTCGAAGCGACGAGAACGGTGAGCTTTACCACCTTCTTGATCTCGTGGAGCGGAACGCCGGCCATATGGACGATCTGGGCGAGGATGTTGACGGCGCAGAGCTCGGCCGCGTTGCCGCCCTGGACGACGTTCATGTTGTCGCCAAGGCGACCCTGGACCACGCCATGCTCATTGCTGGAAATCTGTCCGGACACGTAGAGCAGGTTGCCGGTGCGGCTGACCGGAACGTAGCTCGCCACCGGCGCCTTGGGGGCGGGGAGCTCGTAGCCATATTCGCGGAGCTTTTCGATCGGGTCGGTCATCTGAACTTGCTTTCCAGGTCTTCTGCTTCTTCTTCGGAAGCCGGAGCCGACTGGTTGTCGGGCCGGCTGGTATAGAGCCTGCCGCGTACTACGGCGGCGCGGCCAAATCGCGAGCGGACACTGTCCATGGCGCGTTCCGCGGCGGCCTTGCGCGCTACGAGCGGCTCGAGGAGATCGACGGGGTCGAACCCGTCGGCCGCTTCAAGGCCCGAGACGCCAATGCCGATGAGCCGGAACGGCGTGCCATCCGCCTCGCGCTGGAGAAGGCTCATGCCGGCCTCGTAGAGTACGTTGGCAAGCTGTGTCGGCATCATCAGGTGTCGCGCGCGCGTGCGCAACCGAAATCCCGATGTTTTGAGCTTGAGCGTCACGGTGTCGCCGACGACGTTTTTTGCCTTGAGACGTTCCGACAGCCGCTCAGTGCATTTGAGGAGTTCGGTCGAGAGGTCTTCGAGCGTTGCAATGTCAGTGTTGAAGGTCGTTTCAGAGGAGATGGACTTCATCTCGCTATCGACGGAAACCTTGCGGGCATCCTGGCCTTGCGAAAGGCGCGCCAGGCGCGAGCCGGCTTCGCCATAAAGCTTCATGAGGCGGATTGGATCTTCGTCCTGCAACTGGCCGATGGTGTGATAGCCGTCCTTCTTGAGGGTTTCGGAAAAGACCTTGCCGACACCATAGATAAGGCTGATCGGCTTGGGTGCAAGGAAGGTCAGGGTCTCGGCCTTGCCGATAACGGCGAAACCGCGCGGCTTGTCGAGATCGGACGCGACCTTGGCAAGAAACTTGTTGTGGCTAAGACCCACCGAGATAGTGACGCCAATTTTCTCGGCGATGGTCTTGGCGAAACGCGCGAGGCTGAGGGCAGGGGGCGCCTTGTGGACGCGCTCGGTGCCGGTGAGATCCAGAAAGGCTTCGTCGATGGAGATGGGCTCGACCAGCGGAGTGAGCGCATCCATATGCCGCCGGATCTGGCGACTGACATCGACGTACTTTTGCATGTTGGGCTTGATGATCACTGCATCGGGGCACAGCTCGCGGGCCTTGAACATGGGCATGGCGGACCGAACGCCGAACTGGCGCGCGATATAGCAACAGGTCGAGACAACACCGCGGGCGCCGCCGCCGATGATCAGCGGCTTGTCGCGGAGGCTCGGATCGTCGCGCTTTTCGACCGAGGCGTAAAAGGCGTCGCAATCGACATGGGCGATCGACAGGGCAAAGAGCTCGTCGTGGCTGCGCATGCGTGGGGAACCGCAGGCGGGGCAGCGGTTTGGCACCGTCCCGCTGGTTTCCCACTTGAGGCAGTCCCGGCAGAGCCAGTCCACGTGTCTAGAACTCCGTGCGATTGATCCGATGCCAGACGCGCATGAAGGCTTCCGGCGTGATGTTCTGATTGGCGCAAAGGGCGAGCAGAATCGGCTCGTTGGAGGCAAAGTAGTCGATGAGGCCGTGTTGCATGCGCTCGGTGCCGAGGGCGGCGCGCAGGCTTTGCGGATCGAGGCCGGCACTCTGCATGAAACCGAGGAGTTCCTCGGGGTTCTCCGACAGGTAGCCAAGGCATGCGTCAGCCAGATGGCTGATATCGGGCTCGGAACGGTTTGGAACGGGCAAGGCCCTGCCTCATTTGATGTTTTGTAACGGATTAATGGTAGCCGAGATGATGGAGGAAGCGAAGGTCAGTGCGGCGCATGACCAGCTTTTTCGGACGGCATAGCCGCCCAAGCGAGGTACGATGCCCAAGACAGTGATGATCGTGGAAGACAATGAGCTCAATATGAAGCTCTTCAACGATCTGCTCGAATCGCGCGGCTACACCGTTATCCAGACCCGCAACGGCATGGAAGCGCTGGATCTGGCGCGCGCGCATATGCCGGACCTCATTCTCATGGATATCCAGCTGCCGGAAGTTTCGGGCCTTGTGGTCACCAAGTGGCTCAAGGACGACGAGCAGCTTGCCCATATCCCAGTGATTGCGGTGACGGCTTTCGCCATGAAGGGCGATGAGGAGCGGATTCTCCAGGGTGGATCCGATGGCTATATTTCCAAGCCCATCTCGGTGTCTCACTTTCTGGAAACCATTGCCCACTACATTGGCCCCGCCTGAGGGACTGCGTATCGACCCAAAGGGCTGAGGCTCGACGCCAGCTTGGGAGGCTGGTGGGCCGATTGTGTCCTGGGGTAGTGGTGTGACTGCGCGCGTTTTGATCGTCGATGATATCCCGACCAATGTTCGCCTGCTGGAGGCGCGTCTCACCGCAGAATATTACGAGGTCCTCACGGCAAATTCGGGCGCGCAGGCGCTCGAGATCTGCCAGTCGCAGGATGTCGATATCGTCCTTCTCGACGTGATGATGCCGGAGATGGA includes:
- a CDS encoding response regulator, producing the protein MPKTVMIVEDNELNMKLFNDLLESRGYTVIQTRNGMEALDLARAHMPDLILMDIQLPEVSGLVVTKWLKDDEQLAHIPVIAVTAFAMKGDEERILQGGSDGYISKPISVSHFLETIAHYIGPA
- a CDS encoding RidA family protein, which gives rise to MTDPIEKLREYGYELPAPKAPVASYVPVSRTGNLLYVSGQISSNEHGVVQGRLGDNMNVVQGGNAAELCAVNILAQIVHMAGVPLHEIKKVVKLTVLVASTHEFTEQHLVANGASNLLVGVLGDKGKHARAAFGVTALPLGAAVEIEAVVEV
- a CDS encoding DUF3572 family protein, which produces MPVPNRSEPDISHLADACLGYLSENPEELLGFMQSAGLDPQSLRAALGTERMQHGLIDYFASNEPILLALCANQNITPEAFMRVWHRINRTEF
- a CDS encoding GNAT family N-acetyltransferase, which produces MSTDYTATIHPTTASIPAAVWNSLVPSTDGVPDNPFLDHAFFRALEESGCATGKTGWQPQHILLAQDDKPVGLLPLFLKSHSMGEYVFDHGWANALERAGGHYYPKLQGSVPFTPATAPKLLVPSGSLEAQAALLQTAQQLATRTDASSIHLTFVPEVEAELAGSIDWLRRVDTQFHWHNHDFKSFDDFLETLASRKRKTIRRERRDALADGLTVRWLTGKEIEEQHWDAFFEFYEDTGARKWGRPYLNRRFFSLLGEYMADRVVLMLAYDGVTPIAGAINFRGVDTLYGRNWGATRDVPFLHFEVCYYQAIDYAIAHGLKTVEAGAQGEHKLARGYEPVLTHSIHWIAHPGLRRAVADYLEDERPAVEQQQETLETYTPFRKGERQDK
- a CDS encoding DNA polymerase IV; the encoded protein is MARSSRHVDWLCRDCLKWETSGTVPNRCPACGSPRMRSHDELFALSIAHVDCDAFYASVEKRDDPSLRDKPLIIGGGARGVVSTCCYIARQFGVRSAMPMFKARELCPDAVIIKPNMQKYVDVSRQIRRHMDALTPLVEPISIDEAFLDLTGTERVHKAPPALSLARFAKTIAEKIGVTISVGLSHNKFLAKVASDLDKPRGFAVIGKAETLTFLAPKPISLIYGVGKVFSETLKKDGYHTIGQLQDEDPIRLMKLYGEAGSRLARLSQGQDARKVSVDSEMKSISSETTFNTDIATLEDLSTELLKCTERLSERLKAKNVVGDTVTLKLKTSGFRLRTRARHLMMPTQLANVLYEAGMSLLQREADGTPFRLIGIGVSGLEAADGFDPVDLLEPLVARKAAAERAMDSVRSRFGRAAVVRGRLYTSRPDNQSAPASEEEAEDLESKFR